CTAAAAATTAACTCACTTGAATGTAAAAGCGCAAAATAAGATGGTGGAGGTGTCGGGTACCGCCCCCGAGTCCAAAATATCTATTATAAGCAACCCTCTATTACCATAGTCTTTTTGCAAAGACGAATGTATTTTAGCATATATTGCAGCATTCTTGAAGTGATTTTTATTTCCCATCCCCGACTTTCAAGACTGCAATAAATGCGCTTTGCGGTACTTCTACACGTCCTATAGAGCGCATTTTCTTTTTTCCTTTTTTTTGCTTTTCAAGCAATTTTCTTTTACGTGTCACATCTCCACCGTAACACTTGGCCGTGACATCTTTTCTCATTGCGCTTATGGTTTCTCTTGCAATTATTTTACCACCGATTGCAGCTTGTATCGGGATTGAAAACATATGCCTTGGAATTAAATCTTTCAGTCTCAAGCAAATTTCACGACCTCTAGTTTCTGCACGGCTTTTATGTAGTATCAATGACAGCGCATCAACCACTTCTTCATTAATCAGTATACTCATTTTTATTAACTCGCCTCTTAAGTGTTTACTGATTTCCCAATCAAAGCTTGCATAACCTCTAGAGCAGGATTTCAATCTATCATAAAAATCATAAACAATTTCATTAAGTGGTAATTCATATACCACCATCACTCTATTTCCTACATATGTTATATTGTCTTGTACTCCACGTTTTTCTATACAAAGTGCAAGTACGGAACCCAAATATTCTTCTGGCACCATAATAGTAGCTTTTACCCAAGGCTCTTCTATATAATCTATATGTGTTGGATCTGGCATATCTACTGCATTATGCACGTGAACTATTTGTCCTGACCTAAGGTGTACATGATAGATTACGCTTGGAGCTGTTGTGATTATGTCAAGATCGAACTCTCTTTCAAGGCGTTCTTGTATAATTTCAAGGTGTAATAATCCAAGAAATCCGCACCTGAAGCCGAAACCAAGCGCACCTGAGCTTTCCATTTCAAATTGAAAACTTGCATCATTCAGCTTTAACTTAGCTAGACTATCTCGAAGAATTGGAAATTGGCCTGCATCTGTTGGATATAAACTGCAAAATACTACAGGCTGACTCTCTTTAAACCCAGGTAATGGCGCATTGCATGGATTTTTTTCATCTGTAATTGTATCTCCTACATGACAATCTGCAACTTCTCTAATCCCAGCAGTTATAAATCCAACTTCTCCAGCAACAAGTTGTTCTATCATCACCTTCTTTGGAGTGAATATACCAACACTCTCCACATTATAGGATGCGCCAGCAGCCATCATTTTGATTTTTGCACCTTTTTTTAAGACGCCATCTATAATTCTCACCAATATCACTACGCCAAGATACTGATCATACCAACTGTCGACAAGCATAGCTTTTAGTTGCGAGTCAGAAGAAGTACTAGGAGCAGGCAAAAATCGCACTATTGCTTCAAGTAGCTCAGGGATGCCCAAGCCAGTTTTTGCAGAGATTGGAATTGCGTTGGAAGTATCTAAACCTATCACATCTTCAATCTGTGATTTCACTCTATCAACGTCAGCTGCAGGTAGATCTACTTTATTGAGTGCAACTATGATTTCGTGATTGTTCTCTATAGCCTTATAGACATTGGCTAGTGTTTGTGCTTCAACACCCTGGCTTGCGTCTACAACTAAGATGGAACCTTCGCAAGCAGCAAGTGATCTGCTAACCTCATATGAGAAGTCTACATGTCCAGGTGTATCTATTAGATTTAGAATATACTGCGCTCCGTCTTGAGCTTTATATTGCAATCTAACAGTTTGAGCTTTAATAGTGATTCCTCTTTCTTGCTCAATTTCCATAGAATCTAGGACTTGAGCTGTCATTTCTCTGCTTTGAAGTCCGCCACATGTTTCAATTAGACGGTCTGCAAGTGTAGATTTGCCATGATCAATATGAGCAACTATAGAGAAATTCCTAATGTTATCGATCTTTTTCATTATATTATTCTATTCTAAGCAAGCGTATAACGCTTATAAAATCTAGTGTATATCTATCATCAAAGATAGTTATTTGTATCAAAGACGATTAGTTAGTCTGTCCGTTAAAAATTTATTTGCCGCGCAAATAAATTTTTGCGAAAAATTAAATGTACAAAATTTAGCTTAGTAGCAGCTCTGCGCTAATTTTCGTATATTGCACTTAAGGCAAAGCAACTTGCGTAGACCTTTTTGGCATGATTTTCAAGTATTATTTCGTTACTTTCTTCGCAAATATATATAAATATTTGACTCAGAAATTAACTGGTACTCTAAAAAATCATGCTCTTTCAAATCCTACACACAAACACTCATGAATGCAGTAACTATAGCTAATGCTCGGGATTGCTGTTATATTTCACAAAATCCCTCATAGTATGATATATAAAGTTATCGATTTTCCCATCCAATACTGCGTCTGTGTCACCTTCTTGATAAGATGTTCTGCTATCTTTTACCATTTTGTAAGGGTGCAGTACATATGATCTAATCTGATGTCCCCAGCCTATTTCAGTTTTGCTTTTATTTTGTTGATTTAATTTTTCTTCTTTAATTCGAAGCTCCAGTTCATAT
This region of Candidatus Lariskella endosymbiont of Epinotia ramella genomic DNA includes:
- the lepA gene encoding translation elongation factor 4 — encoded protein: MKKIDNIRNFSIVAHIDHGKSTLADRLIETCGGLQSREMTAQVLDSMEIEQERGITIKAQTVRLQYKAQDGAQYILNLIDTPGHVDFSYEVSRSLAACEGSILVVDASQGVEAQTLANVYKAIENNHEIIVALNKVDLPAADVDRVKSQIEDVIGLDTSNAIPISAKTGLGIPELLEAIVRFLPAPSTSSDSQLKAMLVDSWYDQYLGVVILVRIIDGVLKKGAKIKMMAAGASYNVESVGIFTPKKVMIEQLVAGEVGFITAGIREVADCHVGDTITDEKNPCNAPLPGFKESQPVVFCSLYPTDAGQFPILRDSLAKLKLNDASFQFEMESSGALGFGFRCGFLGLLHLEIIQERLEREFDLDIITTAPSVIYHVHLRSGQIVHVHNAVDMPDPTHIDYIEEPWVKATIMVPEEYLGSVLALCIEKRGVQDNITYVGNRVMVVYELPLNEIVYDFYDRLKSCSRGYASFDWEISKHLRGELIKMSILINEEVVDALSLILHKSRAETRGREICLRLKDLIPRHMFSIPIQAAIGGKIIARETISAMRKDVTAKCYGGDVTRKRKLLEKQKKGKKKMRSIGRVEVPQSAFIAVLKVGDGK